From the genome of Anopheles merus strain MAF chromosome X, AmerM5.1, whole genome shotgun sequence, one region includes:
- the LOC121590276 gene encoding uncharacterized protein LOC121590276, which translates to MNTSGAENQHTNNGEGERPSRSGHRGDTGSVDPTESGPGWIHELFRQQHKMMLEQQQAFMKQQEKLIGEIWQTAQLKQTVNGSEQLSDVLAGQVKDFHFDPESTTFAGWFSRYEDLFERDASKLEDDAKVRLLLRKLGQSEHERYTSYVLPRKPKDFKFAETVSTLKSLFGSRESEVSKRFKCLQLQKSGLEDYVTFGCRVIRVSLKQSLRG; encoded by the coding sequence ATGAATACCAGTGGTGCAGAGAATCAGCATACGAACAATGGTGAGGGGGAGAGGCCATCGCGCAGCGGCCATCGCGGTGACACGGGAAGCGTCGATCCAACGGAATCTGGCCCCGGCTGGATTCACGAGCTGTTTCGCCAACAGCACAAGATGATGCTGGAGCAGCAACAAGCATTTATGAAGCAGCAGGAAAAGCTGATAGGCGAGATTTGGCAGACAGCGCAGCTTAAGCAGACCGTGAATGGGTCAGAGCAGCTTAGCGATGTGCTGGCGGGCCAGGTGAAAGATTTTCACTTCGATCCGGAGAGCACGACGTTCGCCGGATGGTTCTCGCGTTATGAGGATCTGTTCGAGAGGGACGCCAGTAAGCTGGAGGATGACGCGAaggtgcggctgctgctgaggaAGCTGGGGCAATCAGAGCATGAGCGGTACACGAGCTACGTACTGCCACGTAAGCCGAAAGACTTCAAATTCGCGGAAACTGTAAGTACGCTGAAATCGCTGTTTGGTTCTCGTGAGTCAGAGGTCAGCAAGCGGTTTAAGTGCTTGCAGTTGCAGAAAAGTGGCTTAGAAGATTACGTGACGTTCGGTTGCCGCGTAATAAGAGTGTCGTTGAAGCAGAGCTTGCGGGGCTGA